The Chryseobacterium aureum genome contains a region encoding:
- a CDS encoding AAA family ATPase has translation MIPVQLTIEGLYSYQERQTIDFRNLTEAGLFGIFGAVGSGKSSVLEAISFALYGETERLNMRDKRAYNMMNLKSNSSYIEFDFVNYENKLFRATRDFKRNSKKFEEVKPNAVTFYEHINGKWVPLDHSNAEAIIGLSYANFKRTIIIPQGQFKEFLELGAAERTNMMKEIFNLQKFDLQNNVSTLNVKNRSELDQLEGQLKGFEEINEEKIKLQKEQLAEEQKLLSESNEKLEKVSQTYQQLKNLKSDFDSLQQNKEKFSKLSEEKPQMDALEAQAELYDRTFRLFNPLIIEKNKLSKEISDKRNEKEQQIKSWQETEKAFTIIKEQLTSLEPKFKALEQSRIQENDLNLIIQVLKFSEEIKVLNERTQKGSEKVKEVDLNKEKIQKKIDELSTQIKILKEQKLDSALLSEVGHWFIQQKNLKKSLQEQTEKIEKHQKQIGEIAEQLKPFVYIENYKEDFRIIKETLETKKKELSQKLDHLKIQKELSRFASELHDGENCPLCGSQEHPHIVEFHDVNAELQEIQEKITSLEQEITALQRKEAEIDKILDRKKIFEEQLLSEQKITAQIQKSIEDHIQKFNWKTFSPDQEEEFEKKRSYSFTLEKKIEETERNIALERDNLERETKTLEKYKSALEAFRMEEVSKQEQINISRSGLKILDWNLYIQKEKAEIEETYQTLVKSNKETEENYQNALEQEKILSPKLAEQKAIVSQSEKQITELEKEISDNEGAMAKALADQNFSEFKEVENILLQEINVELVRAKIQNFKVEFEALKKFIKELELKLKGLSFDNEQFSLAEQEFLKAQVEQKKISDSVVTKIAEIDRLEKEFVKKETLLKELAKLQKRSENLKIMINLFKGAGFVQYVSSIYLRQLCDHANVRFHRMTRNQLSLQLNENNDFEIIDYLNEGKSRSVKTLSGGQAFQVSLSLALALAESVQSNAQADKNFFFIDEGFGTQDTESVNIVFETLTSLMKENRIVGIISHVEELKEKIPTALNIIKDEERGSLIEII, from the coding sequence ATGATCCCTGTTCAATTAACTATCGAAGGACTTTACTCTTATCAGGAACGCCAGACGATTGACTTCAGGAATCTTACTGAAGCCGGGCTTTTCGGAATTTTCGGGGCGGTAGGTTCTGGAAAATCATCGGTCCTTGAAGCGATTTCGTTTGCTTTATACGGCGAAACGGAACGTCTGAACATGCGTGACAAAAGAGCTTACAACATGATGAATTTAAAGTCAAACAGCTCTTACATTGAATTTGATTTTGTGAATTATGAAAATAAGCTTTTCCGTGCTACCCGCGATTTTAAGCGAAATTCCAAGAAATTCGAAGAGGTAAAACCCAATGCGGTTACTTTTTATGAGCATATCAATGGTAAATGGGTTCCTCTGGATCATTCAAATGCTGAAGCTATTATTGGCTTAAGCTATGCCAACTTCAAAAGAACCATCATTATTCCGCAGGGACAGTTCAAAGAATTTCTTGAATTGGGTGCAGCAGAAAGAACCAATATGATGAAGGAGATCTTTAATCTTCAGAAATTTGACCTTCAGAACAATGTTTCCACACTCAATGTAAAAAACAGATCCGAACTGGATCAGCTGGAAGGACAGTTAAAAGGATTTGAAGAAATCAATGAAGAGAAAATTAAACTTCAGAAAGAACAGTTGGCTGAAGAGCAGAAACTCCTCTCAGAATCCAATGAAAAACTGGAGAAGGTTTCCCAAACGTATCAACAGCTGAAAAACTTAAAAAGCGACTTTGACAGTTTACAGCAGAATAAGGAAAAATTCAGCAAACTTTCTGAAGAAAAGCCCCAGATGGATGCTCTGGAAGCACAGGCAGAATTATACGACCGTACTTTCAGGCTTTTCAATCCATTAATTATTGAGAAAAATAAGCTTTCAAAAGAAATTTCAGACAAACGAAATGAGAAAGAACAACAGATCAAAAGCTGGCAGGAAACTGAAAAAGCTTTTACTATTATAAAAGAACAACTTACGTCTCTTGAGCCGAAGTTTAAAGCATTGGAGCAATCCAGAATTCAGGAAAATGATTTGAATCTCATCATTCAAGTCCTTAAGTTTTCTGAGGAGATCAAAGTTCTGAATGAAAGAACCCAGAAAGGTTCTGAAAAGGTAAAAGAAGTAGACCTCAATAAAGAAAAAATTCAAAAGAAAATTGATGAGCTTTCGACACAAATAAAAATTTTAAAAGAACAAAAGCTTGATTCTGCTTTGCTTTCTGAAGTGGGCCACTGGTTTATCCAGCAAAAAAACTTAAAAAAATCACTTCAGGAACAAACCGAAAAGATCGAGAAACATCAAAAGCAGATTGGAGAAATTGCAGAACAATTAAAGCCATTTGTTTATATCGAAAATTATAAAGAAGATTTCAGGATTATAAAAGAAACTTTAGAAACTAAGAAAAAGGAACTTTCCCAGAAGCTCGATCATCTTAAAATTCAAAAAGAACTTTCCCGTTTCGCCAGCGAACTTCATGACGGTGAGAACTGCCCTCTTTGCGGATCTCAGGAACACCCGCATATTGTGGAATTTCATGATGTGAATGCTGAGCTGCAGGAAATTCAGGAGAAAATAACATCTTTAGAACAGGAAATAACTGCTCTTCAAAGGAAGGAAGCTGAAATAGACAAAATTCTGGACCGTAAAAAAATCTTTGAAGAGCAGCTTCTTTCTGAGCAGAAAATTACGGCTCAGATTCAGAAAAGTATTGAAGATCATATTCAGAAATTCAACTGGAAAACATTTTCACCCGATCAGGAAGAGGAGTTTGAAAAAAAACGGTCGTACTCATTTACTTTAGAAAAAAAGATTGAAGAAACTGAGCGGAATATTGCTTTGGAAAGAGATAATCTGGAAAGGGAAACCAAAACTTTGGAAAAGTATAAGAGCGCTCTGGAAGCATTCCGTATGGAAGAAGTTTCAAAGCAGGAACAGATCAATATCAGCCGTTCCGGCCTTAAGATTCTGGATTGGAATCTATACATCCAGAAAGAAAAAGCTGAGATTGAAGAAACCTATCAAACGCTGGTAAAATCCAATAAAGAAACCGAAGAAAATTACCAGAACGCACTGGAGCAGGAAAAAATTCTTTCTCCGAAATTAGCTGAACAGAAAGCCATTGTCAGTCAGTCTGAGAAACAGATTACAGAACTTGAAAAAGAAATTTCTGATAATGAAGGCGCGATGGCGAAGGCTTTGGCTGATCAAAATTTCAGTGAATTTAAAGAAGTGGAGAATATTTTACTTCAGGAAATCAATGTTGAATTAGTAAGAGCCAAAATTCAGAATTTTAAAGTAGAATTTGAGGCTTTAAAAAAGTTCATCAAAGAGCTCGAGCTCAAGCTTAAAGGACTTTCATTTGATAATGAGCAGTTTTCTCTGGCTGAGCAGGAATTTCTTAAAGCACAAGTTGAACAGAAAAAAATAAGTGATTCTGTAGTGACTAAAATTGCAGAAATAGACAGACTGGAAAAAGAGTTTGTGAAGAAAGAGACTCTTTTAAAAGAGCTTGCCAAATTGCAGAAACGTTCGGAAAATTTAAAGATTATGATAAACCTGTTTAAAGGAGCAGGTTTTGTACAATATGTTTCTTCTATTTATCTGAGACAGCTTTGTGATCATGCCAATGTACGTTTTCATAGGATGACAAGGAACCAGCTGAGCCTTCAACTTAATGAAAATAATGATTTTGAAATTATTGATTACCTCAACGAAGGGAAAAGCAGAAGTGTAAAAACACTTTCGGGAGGACAGGCATTTCAGGTCTCTTTAAGTCTTGCTCTGGCACTGGCAGAAAGTGTCCAGTCCAATGCACAGGCAGATAAGAATTTCTTCTTTATTGATGAAGGTTTCGGAACACAGGACACAGAATCTGTGAATATCGTATTTGAAACGCTCACCAGCCTGATGAAAGAAAACAGGATTGTAGGAATTATTTCGCACGTTGAAGAGCTGAAAGAGAAAATCCCCACAGCGCTCAACATTATTAAAGACGAGGAAAGAGGCAGTCTGATTGAAATTATTTAA
- a CDS encoding metallophosphoesterase family protein, translating into MKILHTADWHLGKRLDRFSRLEEQVLVMNEIVQIADEQNVDLVLIAGDLFDNFNPGVEAAELFYKTLKRLSLNGKRPVIAISGNHDSPSLINAPDPLARECGIILIGHPKAEITPFGTEHFSITHSKEGFIELKIEGIDFPVRVLHTPFANEIRLKEYFGENKEEEINKVLSQNWKNLADQFCDNSGVNLLTAHLYMNKRGAEILEEPEGEKPIKIGNADLIFSDSIPEQIQYTALGHLHAFQNIGTKEKPVIYSSSPLCYSFSEAGQTKYVSIIDAAPGKVVSYEKKALASGRALVRKTFTSIDDAVQWMRENPNTFIELTLESETFLTADERRLIYQSHNGIVHLIPKIRNLELGENQTREINLSQDIDVLFKDYFKSKNGGQEANEELMNLFNEILNA; encoded by the coding sequence ATGAAAATTCTGCATACAGCCGACTGGCATTTGGGTAAACGCCTGGACCGTTTTTCAAGACTGGAAGAACAGGTTCTGGTGATGAATGAAATTGTTCAGATTGCCGATGAACAAAACGTTGATTTAGTTTTAATTGCCGGAGATCTTTTTGATAATTTCAATCCAGGTGTAGAGGCTGCTGAACTTTTTTATAAAACCTTAAAACGTTTATCACTGAATGGGAAACGTCCGGTCATTGCTATTTCCGGCAATCATGATTCTCCCAGCTTAATTAATGCTCCTGACCCTCTGGCAAGGGAATGCGGAATTATTTTGATAGGTCACCCTAAAGCCGAGATCACTCCTTTTGGAACAGAACATTTCAGCATTACCCACTCAAAAGAAGGTTTTATTGAACTTAAAATTGAAGGAATAGATTTTCCGGTACGAGTTCTTCACACTCCTTTCGCCAATGAGATCCGCTTAAAAGAATATTTTGGAGAAAATAAAGAGGAGGAAATCAATAAAGTGCTTTCCCAGAACTGGAAAAACCTTGCGGATCAGTTTTGTGACAATTCCGGAGTGAATCTTCTGACGGCTCATTTATATATGAATAAAAGAGGAGCGGAAATTCTGGAAGAACCCGAAGGAGAAAAACCTATTAAAATCGGGAATGCAGATCTTATTTTTTCGGACAGTATTCCGGAACAGATTCAGTATACAGCATTGGGCCACCTTCATGCTTTTCAAAATATTGGAACGAAGGAAAAACCCGTTATTTACTCGTCTTCTCCCCTATGTTACAGTTTCAGTGAAGCCGGGCAGACAAAATATGTTTCCATTATTGATGCAGCACCGGGAAAAGTGGTTTCCTATGAGAAAAAAGCATTGGCCAGTGGAAGAGCTTTAGTCAGAAAAACATTTACTTCCATTGATGACGCCGTTCAATGGATGAGAGAAAATCCAAATACATTTATTGAACTTACACTGGAAAGCGAAACTTTCTTAACAGCTGACGAAAGAAGGTTGATTTATCAGTCTCATAACGGAATTGTTCATCTTATTCCCAAAATCAGAAATCTTGAATTAGGTGAGAATCAAACCCGTGAAATTAATTTGAGCCAGGATATTGATGTTTTATTCAAAGATTATTTTAAATCTAAAAACGGCGGGCAGGAAGCCAATGAAGAACTGATGAATTTGTTTAACGAAATTTTAAATGCATAA
- a CDS encoding VF530 family protein, producing MEQQSKDPLHGKRLDAILEELVEYYEGFERLGEQINIKCFTDNPSISSSLKFLRKTPWARTKVESLYLFMLRQKKREEGRQK from the coding sequence ATGGAACAACAGTCCAAAGATCCTCTGCATGGAAAAAGGCTGGATGCTATTCTTGAAGAGCTGGTAGAATACTACGAAGGTTTTGAAAGACTAGGCGAACAGATCAATATAAAATGCTTTACTGATAACCCAAGCATAAGTTCTTCTCTGAAGTTTCTGCGGAAAACACCGTGGGCAAGAACAAAAGTAGAGAGCCTGTATCTGTTTATGCTGAGACAGAAAAAAAGAGAAGAAGGCAGACAAAAATAG
- a CDS encoding FKBP-type peptidyl-prolyl cis-trans isomerase has translation MTIENNHVVAVKYILHTIEPDGSKILVEETTTENPLTFLYGVGMMIPKFEQNILGLKAGDKAAFTIQPEEAYGERQPDAIAQLPVEMFNESGLPPVGAILPLSDNQGNNFQAFVVEITPEVVVADLNHPMAGKVLDFQVEVLNTRPATEEELAHGHAHGIDGNESH, from the coding sequence ATGACAATTGAAAACAATCACGTTGTAGCTGTAAAGTATATACTTCACACTATCGAACCAGATGGAAGTAAGATTCTTGTAGAAGAAACAACAACAGAAAATCCGCTTACATTTTTGTATGGTGTGGGAATGATGATTCCTAAATTTGAACAGAATATCCTTGGTTTGAAAGCTGGAGATAAAGCTGCTTTTACGATTCAGCCAGAAGAAGCTTATGGTGAAAGACAGCCGGATGCTATCGCTCAATTACCAGTGGAAATGTTCAACGAATCAGGTCTTCCGCCTGTAGGAGCTATTTTACCGCTATCTGACAACCAGGGGAATAATTTCCAGGCTTTTGTAGTAGAAATTACTCCGGAAGTGGTAGTAGCAGATCTTAACCATCCTATGGCGGGTAAAGTGTTAGATTTCCAGGTGGAAGTGCTGAATACCCGTCCGGCAACAGAAGAAGAATTGGCACATGGCCACGCTCACGGAATTGACGGAAACGAATCTCACTAA
- a CDS encoding YchJ family protein: protein MDCPCCSGKPYEECCKPYHTGENHAPTAEALMRSRFSAFAIPNGEYLMETTLPGKRKFHSKKELQEWGEINQWTKLEIIRTPALNHVEFKAYYTDQDGHQQIHHEFSVFQKMHERWYYVSGEFLD, encoded by the coding sequence ATGGACTGTCCATGCTGTTCAGGAAAACCCTACGAAGAATGCTGTAAGCCTTATCATACCGGAGAAAACCATGCTCCTACCGCTGAAGCACTAATGCGTTCCCGATTTTCTGCTTTTGCCATTCCGAATGGTGAATACCTGATGGAGACAACTCTTCCCGGAAAAAGAAAATTCCACAGCAAGAAAGAGCTTCAGGAATGGGGAGAAATTAACCAATGGACAAAACTGGAAATTATCCGAACTCCGGCTTTAAATCATGTGGAATTTAAGGCTTATTATACCGATCAGGATGGTCACCAGCAGATTCATCATGAGTTTTCTGTTTTTCAGAAAATGCATGAGCGCTGGTATTATGTTTCAGGGGAGTTTTTGGATTAA
- a CDS encoding M3 family metallopeptidase — MKNISSVLLISALAFNQSCTTMKQTDIQQELPAPDPSLSSNPFMKKSKLQYEAPEFDKIKNEHFKPAFDFGLKQHEAEIIKIANNPAAPTFENTIVALEKSGEVLRRAQIVFSNLTGANTNPTLQALDEEYAPIFAAHSDKLYLNENLYKRIQSIREDGLDSESKRLLQYYKQNFEIAGANLSAADKEKLKQINQELASLSTQYSNKLLEARKQGGVFFSDAKELDGLSADEIAAAASDAKTAGQPGKYLLALQNTTQQPLLQNLKNRATREKLFKASWTRAEKGDANDTRSTIEQLAKLRLKKAQILGKKNFAEWKLQDQMAKTPEAATKLMNQIANPAVETARREAKDIQDLIDQQKGGFKVEPWDWNFYAEQVRKAKFDLDESQIKPYFEITTVLEKGVFFAAEKFYGLTFKKRTDLPVYHPDVVTYEVFDHDGKSIAIYYLDFYTRDSKNGGAWMSNFVEQSYLLGTKPVIVNCYNYQKPAPGKPSLISYDDVSTIFHEFGHSIHGMFASQKYPSLSGTNVPRDFVEFPSQINEHWALDPVVLKNYAVHYETKQPIPQALVDKIKKASTFNQGYMTTELVSAAELDMDWHTVSNESQFIPVLDFEKQSLASHGFNLATVPPRYHTPYFAHIWGGGYSAGYYAYLWSETLDNDAWEWISKNGGLTRENGDRFRKYILSVGNSVDLNQAFRDFTGHDPDIKPLLRNRGFIK, encoded by the coding sequence ATGAAGAATATTTCATCGGTATTATTAATTTCTGCCTTGGCGTTCAATCAATCTTGTACTACAATGAAACAGACCGATATTCAACAGGAGCTTCCTGCACCTGATCCCTCTTTATCTTCAAATCCGTTTATGAAGAAAAGCAAGCTTCAGTACGAAGCTCCTGAGTTTGACAAAATCAAAAACGAACACTTCAAACCTGCCTTCGACTTTGGTTTAAAACAGCACGAAGCCGAAATCATAAAAATTGCCAATAATCCTGCTGCTCCTACATTTGAAAATACCATCGTTGCATTGGAAAAAAGCGGTGAAGTATTAAGAAGAGCTCAAATTGTTTTTTCTAACCTTACCGGTGCAAATACCAATCCTACCTTACAGGCTTTGGATGAAGAATATGCTCCTATATTTGCTGCTCATTCTGATAAACTGTACCTGAATGAAAATCTTTATAAAAGAATACAATCCATCAGGGAAGACGGTCTTGATTCTGAAAGCAAAAGACTTTTACAATATTATAAGCAGAATTTTGAAATTGCCGGAGCTAACCTTTCCGCGGCTGATAAAGAAAAACTAAAGCAGATCAATCAGGAGTTAGCATCTCTTTCTACCCAATATTCTAATAAATTACTGGAAGCAAGAAAGCAGGGAGGTGTATTTTTCTCTGATGCAAAGGAACTGGACGGACTTTCTGCAGATGAGATTGCAGCAGCAGCTTCTGATGCTAAGACGGCCGGACAACCGGGAAAATATCTTCTGGCCTTACAAAACACGACACAACAGCCTCTTCTTCAAAATTTAAAAAACAGAGCCACCAGAGAAAAGCTGTTCAAAGCTTCATGGACCAGAGCTGAAAAAGGAGATGCCAATGATACAAGATCAACCATTGAGCAACTTGCTAAACTAAGACTGAAGAAAGCGCAGATTTTAGGCAAGAAAAACTTTGCTGAATGGAAACTCCAGGATCAGATGGCAAAAACACCTGAAGCTGCTACTAAACTGATGAACCAGATTGCTAATCCGGCTGTAGAGACTGCCAGACGTGAGGCAAAAGATATTCAGGATCTTATTGACCAGCAAAAAGGAGGCTTCAAAGTAGAGCCATGGGACTGGAATTTCTATGCCGAGCAGGTAAGAAAAGCTAAATTCGATCTTGACGAGAGCCAGATAAAGCCTTACTTTGAAATTACAACCGTTCTGGAAAAAGGAGTTTTCTTCGCGGCTGAAAAATTCTATGGACTGACGTTCAAAAAGAGAACAGATCTTCCTGTTTACCATCCGGATGTTGTAACGTATGAGGTTTTCGATCATGACGGAAAATCTATCGCCATCTACTATCTGGATTTCTATACCAGAGATTCTAAAAATGGTGGAGCATGGATGAGTAATTTTGTTGAGCAGTCTTATTTATTAGGGACAAAACCTGTCATCGTCAACTGCTACAATTATCAGAAACCGGCTCCGGGAAAGCCTTCACTAATCAGTTATGATGATGTTTCCACTATCTTCCATGAGTTTGGACACTCTATTCACGGGATGTTTGCCAGCCAGAAATACCCTTCACTTTCAGGAACAAATGTACCGAGAGACTTTGTGGAATTCCCATCTCAGATCAACGAGCACTGGGCTTTGGATCCTGTAGTTCTGAAGAATTATGCTGTACATTATGAAACAAAACAGCCTATTCCTCAGGCTTTGGTAGATAAAATTAAGAAAGCATCCACTTTTAATCAGGGTTACATGACTACTGAACTGGTGTCTGCTGCTGAACTTGATATGGATTGGCATACCGTAAGCAATGAGAGTCAGTTTATTCCGGTTCTGGATTTTGAGAAGCAGTCTTTAGCCAGCCATGGATTCAATCTGGCAACGGTACCTCCAAGATACCACACTCCATACTTTGCCCACATCTGGGGCGGTGGATATTCTGCAGGATACTACGCTTATTTATGGTCTGAAACATTGGATAATGATGCATGGGAATGGATCAGTAAAAACGGAGGGTTAACCAGAGAAAATGGTGACCGTTTCAGAAAATATATTCTTTCTGTAGGAAATTCTGTGGACCTGAATCAGGCATTCAGAGATTTTACGGGACATGATCCGGATATCAAACCTTTGTTAAGAAACAGAGGGTTTATAAAATAA
- a CDS encoding GIN domain-containing protein: protein MKTSTLFIFSALAALASCNDKHENRNREGDRDRSNWVEKVVSKESGPIQHKEFNGDFDEIQVSQAIEAEIIKSDNEKVVISAPQNIIDEILVDNDGGRLHIHYKPGIRVMNISKVTAKIYTKDFKKLLADSAARIIIKDKFTQEKTDVEVSSAGSISGDLEANDMDINISSSSSFDGKIWAVNLDVESSSGSTLDISGKAKKADISASSGSSVSAKGVIADEVEADASSGASIHISAVSSVKAGASSGGSVDISKKGELKNVSKDESSGGSVNIQ from the coding sequence ATGAAAACAAGTACTTTATTTATTTTTTCAGCCCTAGCGGCATTAGCCTCATGTAATGATAAACATGAGAACAGAAATAGAGAGGGAGACAGAGACAGAAGTAATTGGGTAGAGAAAGTGGTAAGCAAAGAAAGCGGACCGATCCAGCATAAAGAATTTAACGGAGATTTTGATGAAATTCAGGTTTCACAGGCAATTGAGGCTGAGATCATAAAATCTGATAATGAAAAAGTGGTTATCTCCGCTCCACAAAATATTATTGATGAGATTCTTGTGGATAATGATGGCGGAAGGCTTCATATTCATTATAAGCCTGGTATCAGAGTGATGAATATCAGCAAAGTAACTGCAAAAATTTACACCAAAGACTTTAAGAAACTTCTTGCTGATTCGGCAGCGAGAATTATCATAAAAGATAAATTCACTCAGGAAAAAACAGATGTGGAAGTATCAAGTGCAGGAAGTATCTCCGGGGATCTGGAGGCAAATGATATGGATATCAACATCAGCAGCAGCAGTAGTTTTGATGGCAAAATATGGGCCGTAAACCTTGATGTTGAATCCTCATCAGGATCCACGCTTGATATCTCAGGAAAAGCAAAAAAGGCAGATATCAGTGCTTCTTCAGGCAGCAGTGTCTCAGCTAAAGGTGTTATTGCTGATGAGGTGGAGGCAGATGCTTCCAGTGGGGCAAGTATTCATATCAGTGCTGTTTCCAGTGTGAAAGCAGGTGCTTCTTCAGGTGGAAGTGTGGATATCTCTAAAAAAGGAGAACTTAAGAATGTAAGTAAAGACGAAAGCAGCGGCGGAAGCGTAAACATCCAATAA
- a CDS encoding monovalent cation:proton antiporter-2 (CPA2) family protein yields MESSLAMNTLIFLGVAIIMVPLARKFGLSSVIGYILGGIIIGPYVLKLTGNNVNDIMHASEFGVIMLLFLVGLELEPRKFWEMRKKIMGLGLSQMALTILLLFLIFISVGWRLDKAITIAMCFALSSTAIVLQTLQEKNNLKTTAGEASFSTLLFQDISVIPILAILPIVANYKAKHHDNEIQILIQKLPEWLQAGTVIFGVTLLILLGRYVFVPFLRYVSKSGMTELLTASSLFLVIGVSELMVVIGLSPALGAFLAGVMLANSEFRHELEAQIDPFKGLLLAVFFVSVGSTINFNVIQKDPLFIFSTVFAVLAVKFAVLYTIGKFFRIDTSQSLFYAFALSQVGEFAFVLLNYASDLYLLGPEMNAQMMAVTAITMCITPILLIINEKFITPKFIKEIPEEEHDFNILDSNVSQKKIIIVGFGHFGSTVGRLLKANKIPATVLDRDSDRVKLLRSYGFKVYYGDATRIPILRAAGIEDAEILVLCLDDPDDNKFIAELVREHYPDVKIFVRAKNRIDAYDYLNNGINHIYRETLGTAVDMAVDVLHETGMRKYAARRLGQRFMAIDKASVRKLARMKEHDDDITLFTTKEILQREEELLAYDNLNFDNKNWEGSSSADEEDEEESQD; encoded by the coding sequence ATGGAATCCAGCTTAGCGATGAACACATTAATTTTTCTGGGGGTAGCCATTATTATGGTTCCATTAGCCAGAAAATTCGGGTTGAGTTCTGTAATCGGCTATATTTTAGGAGGAATTATCATTGGACCTTATGTACTTAAGCTTACGGGAAACAATGTAAATGATATCATGCATGCCAGTGAGTTTGGGGTGATCATGCTTTTATTTCTTGTAGGGTTAGAACTTGAACCCCGGAAGTTCTGGGAAATGCGGAAAAAGATAATGGGGCTGGGACTTTCTCAGATGGCACTCACTATTTTGCTGCTTTTCTTGATATTTATAAGTGTAGGCTGGAGACTGGATAAAGCCATCACCATTGCCATGTGTTTCGCTCTTTCCTCCACAGCAATTGTTCTGCAGACTTTACAGGAAAAAAACAATCTGAAAACAACTGCCGGAGAAGCCTCCTTCTCTACCCTGCTGTTTCAGGATATTTCTGTGATCCCTATTTTGGCCATACTTCCTATTGTAGCTAATTATAAAGCCAAACATCACGATAACGAAATTCAGATCCTGATCCAGAAACTTCCGGAATGGCTTCAGGCCGGAACGGTAATTTTCGGAGTCACTTTACTTATTTTGCTGGGCAGATATGTCTTTGTTCCTTTTCTGCGTTATGTTTCCAAATCCGGGATGACAGAACTGCTGACTGCTTCTTCCCTATTCCTGGTTATTGGGGTTTCTGAACTAATGGTGGTCATTGGTCTTTCTCCCGCATTGGGAGCTTTTCTTGCCGGGGTAATGCTTGCCAACAGTGAATTCCGTCATGAACTGGAAGCCCAGATTGATCCTTTCAAGGGATTGCTGTTAGCCGTTTTCTTCGTTAGTGTGGGATCAACTATCAATTTTAATGTGATTCAGAAAGATCCATTATTTATTTTCAGTACCGTTTTTGCTGTGCTGGCTGTAAAATTTGCGGTTTTATACACTATAGGAAAGTTTTTCAGGATAGATACTTCTCAAAGTCTTTTTTATGCGTTTGCTCTTTCCCAGGTGGGAGAGTTTGCATTTGTACTCCTCAATTATGCATCGGATCTCTATCTTTTAGGGCCTGAAATGAATGCACAAATGATGGCCGTTACTGCCATTACCATGTGTATCACTCCCATTCTTCTGATCATTAACGAGAAGTTTATTACTCCGAAATTCATTAAAGAAATTCCTGAAGAAGAGCATGATTTCAACATTCTCGACAGTAATGTTTCCCAAAAGAAAATTATTATTGTAGGTTTTGGGCATTTTGGAAGTACAGTGGGACGTCTTTTAAAAGCCAATAAAATACCGGCTACCGTTCTGGACCGTGATTCAGACCGTGTAAAGCTGCTCAGAAGCTATGGTTTTAAAGTATATTATGGGGATGCTACCAGAATTCCTATTTTAAGGGCGGCCGGAATTGAAGATGCTGAAATTCTGGTTTTGTGCCTGGATGATCCGGATGATAATAAATTCATTGCAGAACTTGTCCGTGAGCACTATCCTGATGTGAAAATTTTTGTAAGGGCAAAAAACAGAATTGATGCGTATGATTACCTTAACAACGGAATTAATCATATTTACCGTGAAACATTAGGAACCGCAGTAGATATGGCTGTTGACGTTCTTCATGAAACAGGGATGAGAAAATATGCAGCAAGACGCCTGGGACAAAGATTTATGGCGATAGATAAAGCTTCTGTCAGAAAACTGGCCAGGATGAAAGAACATGATGACGATATTACACTGTTTACCACAAAAGAAATCCTCCAGCGGGAGGAGGAATTATTAGCATACGATAATCTTAATTTTGATAATAAAAACTGGGAAGGATCCTCATCCGCCGATGAAGAAGATGAGGAAGAATCCCAGGATTAG
- a CDS encoding NAD(P)H-dependent oxidoreductase, whose translation MKKTLVVFAHPYLEHSNSNVELINFYVRHQHYTLRDLYEEYPDFHIAAFRERKRLKNYERFIFQFPLIWFGMPPLLRLWIDEVFDRDWLKEGEENPLEGKEVYILVTTGGKERSFTKTGTYQYTVEELISGLIVSLKVFKADIRHIKIVYEANKLSKKEIILHKKEFTELLNQ comes from the coding sequence ATGAAGAAGACGCTGGTAGTATTTGCACACCCTTATCTGGAGCACTCCAATTCGAATGTAGAGCTCATCAATTTCTACGTTCGCCACCAGCATTATACCCTGAGAGATCTTTACGAAGAATATCCTGACTTTCACATTGCTGCTTTCCGGGAAAGAAAGCGTCTTAAAAATTACGAACGTTTTATTTTCCAGTTCCCCCTGATATGGTTTGGAATGCCTCCCCTCCTCAGATTATGGATTGATGAAGTTTTTGACAGAGACTGGCTTAAAGAAGGGGAAGAAAATCCTCTGGAAGGAAAAGAGGTCTATATACTGGTTACTACCGGCGGTAAAGAAAGATCTTTCACTAAAACCGGAACCTACCAGTATACTGTGGAAGAACTCATCAGTGGTCTGATTGTATCATTAAAGGTTTTCAAAGCAGATATCCGGCATATTAAAATCGTATATGAAGCCAATAAGCTTTCTAAAAAAGAAATTATTTTACACAAAAAAGAATTTACAGAACTACTCAATCAATAG